One Carassius auratus strain Wakin chromosome 44, ASM336829v1, whole genome shotgun sequence genomic window carries:
- the LOC113062268 gene encoding cyclic AMP-responsive element-binding protein 5: MNVDQDRPYVCTAPGCSQCFQREDHLIIHRHKHEMTLKFPSIKCDSMLSDQTPTPTRFLRECEEVGLFTDLELNQSQVEEETKLNFSAQASAQNQPHTKTQPQQSQHHQFQPQQQQQCALAHLNQNQLHTHSSQPQSQCSATYSTSNKQSAPSCLHSRQTNALPGTSAMNMEAQLSMNCSMIGIPGPAPSASCSSLQRSKVIQAHSQPAVSNGSQNTLCHMMEMMSSQQHPLSHLQSSSHHHAYQQHCHSQSPQRLVHQHQSQDQSHHSHAHHSPPAHLHPGSTLQTTPPLSHQTIPTQMPSTPKQTPCPQSPPQLSTGRRRRTSEEDPDERRQKFLERNRAAATRCRQKRKVWVMSLERKAEDLTHNNLQLQNEVTSLRTEVSQLKQILLAHKDCPVSVRQRESGVGGLTGSPVQQHAIQHNSISTSSSALAHTHLTPHSHSTNNTQL, from the exons ATGAATGTTGATCAGGACAGGCCATATGTATGCACCGCTCCTGGATGCTCACAG TGCTTCCAAAGAGAAGATCACCTAATTATTCACAGGCACAAACATGAGATGACCCTTAAATTCCCTTCTATTAAGTGTGACAGTATGCTTTCAG ATCAGACTCCAACTCCGACCCGTTTCTTACGGGAATGTGAGGAAGTGGGCCTCTTTACTGACCTGGAGCTTAACCAATCACAGGTGGAGGAGGAGACCAAACTG AACTTTTCTGCCCAGGCGTCAGCTCAGAACCAGCCTCACACTAAAACACAACCTCAGCAGAGTCAACATCATCAGTTTCAaccacagcaacagcagcagtgtGCTCTGGCTCATCTCAACCAGAACCAGCTCCACACACACAGCTCACAGCCTCAGTCTCAATGCAGTGCCACATACTCCACTTCAAATAAACA ATCTGCTCCCAGTTGTCTCCACAGCAGACAGACAAATGCGTTGCCTGGGACATCAGCCATGAAT ATGGAGGCGCAGTTGTCAATGAACTGTAGTATGATTGGCATACCAGGCCCCGCCCCCTCTGCCTCATGCTCCTCCCTTCAG AGGTCAAAGGTTATACAAGCCCACAGTCAACCTGCGGTTTCCAATGGCAGTCAGAATACGCTTTGCCACATGATGGAGATGATGTCGTCACAACAGCACCCACTGTCCCATTTACAATCCTCATCTCATCATCATGCATACCAGCAGCACTGCCACAGCCAATCACCGCAAAGACTCGTACATCAACATCAAAGCCAAGACCAATCACATCACAGCCACGCTCACCACTCTCCACCTGCTCATTTGCATCCTGGCTCCACCCTTCAGACCACCCCTCCCCTTTCACATCAGACAATACCTACACAG atGCCGTCCACACCGAAACAGACCCCCTGCCCACAATCTCCTCCACAGCTGTCAACAGGCAGACGCCGACGGACATCAGAGGAAGACCCAGATGAGCGCAGACAGAAGTTTCTGGAGAGAAACAGAGCTGCTGCGACGCGGTGTAGACAGAAGAGAAAGGTCTGGGTGATGTCGCTGGAGAGGAAGGCTGAGGACCTTACACACAATAACTTACAGCTGCAG AATGAGGTGACATCACTCAGGACAGAAGTCTCTCAACTGAAGCAAATTCTTCTGGCACATAAAGACTGTCCTGTATctgtgagacagagagaaa GTGGAGTAGGTGGTCTAACGGGAAGTCCTGTCCAGCAACATGCAATCCAACACAACAGCATCTCAACATCAAGTTCGGCTCTAGCACACACTCACCTCACCCCACACTCACACTCCACTAACAACACACAACTATAA